Part of the Oncorhynchus keta strain PuntledgeMale-10-30-2019 chromosome 31, Oket_V2, whole genome shotgun sequence genome, ttttacttgctatattgtatttacttcgccaccatggcctttttttttgcctttacctcccttatctcacctcatttgctcacatcatgtatagacttatttttctactgtattattgactgtatgtttgttttactccatgtgtaactctgtgttgttgtatgtgtcaaactgctttgctttatcttggccaggtcgcagttgtaaatgagaacttgttctcaactttcttacctggttaaataaaataaaaaatggagaCTCATTGTTTAAGCCTTCCTCTAAAACACGCCCTTCACGGAAAAATAATGCCAAAACTCGCAATCGAAAAGACTGGCAGTGAAAGCAAAGATACGAGTCGCGTAACCAAAACGTAGTCCATGCAGGCAAGAGCGTAGGCAAAATGTATTCCATATAATTGGTTGCCGGGAAAGTTTAACAGAAAACGATTTTTGCATTCGTtttgaaatatatatacatatatattgtaTAATTTGTCATAGAGTTTTGCTCTCGCTTTAAAATAATTTGCTTACACGTTTTTGGGTTTTGCTTTTGATGTCTGATTTTTGTTTACAATGCTATACATTTTGCTTtcaattgtttgttttttgatTTCAACATCCCATTATTTCACCCGTCCTCGAAAATATGTTTACATTCTCAACTTTATGTTTAATGTTcacgatttattttatttttaattcaaTACATATGGCGTGAAATTGACCCCATACAACTGACTTACTTACTATGTTTCCTGTTCCAAAAGGACAACAATTTGAAGCACCGAAGTCGCATTCCGTTCCAGCAGGTGGCGATAGTGCAAAATGTGTTTGCCGTCGTGCTCAAAGGAACGCCCTCCTTTGTTAACCCCATACAGTGTCTACGCTATGTTGCTGTAAATGTTCCTGTCATTATCCGTTAGCAAGCTGACACAACTTTTTTCCTAAAAAAAATGTCTAATATACAGTTGTTGAGAGTGTTTCTCAGCCAGAGATTGACAATGGCAGCTGAGGAGATATTCGGCGTCATTGAAGAAACGATAGCAGAGTACCAGGAAGAGAACAGCCGTCTGCGTAGCATGCTCGATGTAGTTATTAAACCAGATATACTATTACACAGAATAGGTGTGTGACTGAGGCTGCTTGCTGTTATATTTTAAACGTTCTTTGCATATGTCAAGTGATAAATGTCAGGATTTATCGACAAAATGACAATGTAGCTATGTTAGTATCTATCTACATTCCTAGCTAGCTGTCTAACTAGAATACTATTCATGTCAACGTTTTAGATGTTTTATTTCattctctatccttccctccagACATCCAACAGTCCACCCACCACCCTGTATCTGAAAAGGAGGTTCTCCCTGAGCAGCAACACTGTGAGCAGGAGTGGAGCCCCAGGCTGGGGAAGGAAGACCCACATTACATACAGATAAAAGAGGAACCGGAGGAACTAGAGTCATCTTTGAAAAATGACTACAACCACCAGGACCTGACTCAGTCCTCACTTCTTTATGAAACCCAAAGTGAAGACTATGAAGAGACGTACTGTCTTCCCAGCACCTCAACTGCACAGAGGAACTACTCTCTACCCAGCACCTTAACTGAACAGAACATGATACAGATCAAATCAGAACTTGATGCAGAAGACAATGGAGTATCAGAACCATCCCGTGAGCCTCAGCCCCTATTTGCAGAAAATCTAGAGTCTTCTGCAGCTCAGAGTAAAAACATTAAATGTGTCAAAGGGGTAGAGTGTAGACCTCTGTCAGGTTCAAAGCCACTTAAATCCAAGAGATCACCATCAAAGAGATTACAGACAGTAAGAAAACAAAGTGCCTATATCCACTGTAAATTTTGTGGAATGTATTTCTCCTACTTAGCTTCTTTAGTGAATCATGCAAGAAAGCATGCACAGGACAAAGAATGTctatgtggtgtgtgtggaaTACACTTAGAGTCCACAGAAAGCATGTTAGATCATCTAGAAACCCACGTTGGAGCTAAAGTTTGTCATGTTTGTGGTACATTTTTCCCTGGAAGTGCTGAGCTGAATGATCATATGAAGATTCACCCAGGGGAGAAATCGTTTCGCTGTCCTGATTGTGGCAAGTGTTTCAGAAAAAATCCAGATCTCACAGCACACAAGAGGATTCATACAGGGGAGAGACCGTACCGCTGCCAGTTTTGTGGCAAAGGATTCAGTCAGAGTGGAAACCTGGCTGTACATATGAAGAGCCACTCTGGTGAGAAACCGCATTGCTGCCCTGTTTGTGGGAAATGTTTCAGCAGTAAACCTTATATGAACACACACATGAAGATTCACACAGGGGAGAGGCCATTTTGCTGTCGTTTATGCGGAAAATGTTTCATAAGAAACCCTGATCTGACAGTCCACATGAGGACTCATACAGGGGTGAAACCATATAAGTGCCAGTATTGTGGCCAAGGATTCAAGCAGAATTATCACCGGAAACTACACATGAAGATCCACATGGGAAAACCCACATCATTGCCATCTTTGTGACATGTATTTCAGCACTAGCACCCAGTCAACCTGGCATGAGATTTCACATGGAAGAGAAGACTTCACTTCAGTGACTGGCAGAGGCTTTGCATAGACTGGATGTTTGGGAGGACATATAATGACAATGCACAGAATACTTTAGTGTAGAAAATACTGACTGTAGACCTTGTTTGTGATACAAGTTTCACTCAGACGCTTTATTGAGGAAATATGTTACTTGCAGTGACTGTTAATGTGGTTGTTTTACCTGTTTTGAAATCACtaattgtaagttgctctgggtaagagtgtcaactaaatgaccaaaatgtaaatgcAAGAAGTCCAAttgacacaggagagaaaccatataATTGTTTTATGAAAAACATACATAATGCAATGATTGCTGCTAAATGCTTAAAATGGGTGAACTCCCCTAGAAGATACGAGAAGAACATTCACAAGAGGGAGAAAACATAATGACAACCCGACAAAAAACCTCATGACACCGTGACAGTCGCCCCGTGTAGGGAGAGTCTTTCAGACAACACAAGGAAGTGCATTAAAACATCTAATTCCCTAAATCTGCTGTCATTCTTTATTTCTATGAAATATATCCCTCTTCTTTCTTTAGTTAATTACAGACATGAGAATGTTGGATTAGTGATAGCATTATGGTATATTCTATTTTTTATGTACTTTTGTGATCTAGGGAGGCAATTATTAATCTAAACTTCAGATTTGCACCAGTAGTGCTGGAGCAGTGCCACCAGCTCTGCAGTCTTTCACATTTAGGTCTATTTGCAGGATTAGAATAGAAATGTACAGACACTGGAGGAACTCCAACAATAGATTGGGATATACTTATTCAATCTGATTAATGACGAGAGATTAATTAATTTTGCTCAGTAATCAGTGTCCTCTTCTCAAAGGCAGAATATACTAGTGCAAACTGCAGGAGCTTCACGACCTGCGCCTTCCGCTCCAGCAGGGGACGACAGTGCAAAATGTATTATGTCGTGCACGCACAAAGactatataatgacgagatgctcatatctccgccctaacaatgggaagGTAGGCGACGACCttgggtaaaaaaaataataataagccCATGTAAACGCATTGGGCTTGTTTTggacagagtgaggggagagtgaaacctctcgcttcgcctcaGCGCTCTTTATATTTTCGACTTGGTAGCTATCTAGCCAACTTTCCTTCTCTACAAATGTCTAAAATAGAGTTATTGAGAATGTTTCTAAACCAGAGATTGATAGCGGCAGCTGATGAGATATTTGGTGTCGTTGAAGAAACCCTAGCAAGGTACAATGAAGAGGTTTCTCGCACAAGGGAGGAGAACAGTCGTCTACGGCTCACGCTCGATATCCGTACTAAGCCAGATATCAAGTTACATAGACAAGGTGTGTTTGCATTTTCAACATTCATTTAATATGAGACACGATAAGCTATCAATGTAATAACATGTTGAGTGTAGATGGTTCCAATATCTGTAAGAAGAATACTCAATCTTAAACCCATCTAACTACCTGG contains:
- the LOC118380821 gene encoding zinc finger protein OZF-like, which encodes MSNIQLLRVFLSQRLTMAAEEIFGVIEETIAEYQEENSRLRSMLDVVIKPDILLHRIDIQQSTHHPVSEKEVLPEQQHCEQEWSPRLGKEDPHYIQIKEEPEELESSLKNDYNHQDLTQSSLLYETQSEDYEETYCLPSTSTAQRNYSLPSTLTEQNMIQIKSELDAEDNGVSEPSREPQPLFAENLESSAAQSKNIKCVKGVECRPLSGSKPLKSKRSPSKRLQTVRKQSAYIHCKFCGMYFSYLASLVNHARKHAQDKECLCGVCGIHLESTESMLDHLETHVGAKVCHVCGTFFPGSAELNDHMKIHPGEKSFRCPDCGKCFRKNPDLTAHKRIHTGERPYRCQFCGKGFSQSGNLAVHMKSHSGEKPHCCPVCGKCFSSKPYMNTHMKIHTGERPFCCRLCGKCFIRNPDLTVHMRTHTGVKPYKCQYCGQGFKQNYHRKLHMKIHMGKPTSLPSL